The nucleotide sequence ATTTATTTCTTTTCCTCTTGTTTTTTTAACTCTTCTAGACTTACTATATTATAATTGCAAGCCAACCATTCAATTTGTTTTATAAAATCTTCCGGTTTTAGTGGTACAATTCCCTTCCAATCAGAATTAGAGACATAATAGTACACAAGGCTATATTTTCCAAAATTATTCCCCCTTTACATTTGATATTTTTAAAATTATAAAAAACAGGCTAACTCCTCAGTTTAAATTGTTCAATATCTTCAAAAGTATCAATATCTAGATCATATTTCTCATCCATTATAAAGGGGAAATTATTATCATTTAAACTAGTTTTAGAGGTAAAGCGATCATCAATCTTATTTATATAAATCGCTCCGTTAACCTTATAAAAATCCGGGAAGTCTTGTCTTCTTACGGTACTGTCAATATTTAGTATGTTTTCAAGAAAACCCTCTTTTGAAATAGTACGCATTAAGATTGGATGTTCTTTTACTTTTGAAACACTTACTAACGACTTTTGATGACAATCAACAATTTTTTTAATTGCTTTATCAATGTGAAAACTTTTTCTTAGAGGTTGCGTCGGCTGTAATAAAACTAAATAATCGTAATTATCGTTTTTATTTCTACATTGCTCAATAGCATGTAATAAGACATCAATTGTTTTTGATGTATCTGTCGCTAATTCTAATGGTCTTATAAAAGGGACCTCAGCTCCATAAAATTTAGATACTTGAGCGATTTCTTCACTATCAGTAGAAACTATTACTCTATCCAAAAAATTTGATTTTAGAGCTTCATGAATAGAGTAATAAATTAGAGGCTTCCCATTGATTTTATAAATATTTTTTTAGGTATACCTTTACTTCCTCCACGTGCAGGTATAATCGCAAGAAATCTTTTACCTTTATACATGCATAATCACCCTTGAGTTTGAGAAATAAATGGGATAAACTTCTTCTGAAAATTCTTTATCCAAATATCTTCGTTGTTCATTACTTTCATAAACTCAATAAAACTCTTTCCCTTTCCATAGAGAGAATATTGTTCACTTTTATTAAATTTAATTTTTTTAATAACTTTACAGATTTCGTTGCTGTCTTCATTAACATGCACAATACTCTTTGATAGCAAAGGGTCGTATCTTCCTTCCTGTCTACTTCCTATATCGATAGAAGGAATTCCATAAACGCTTGCTTCTCGAATTCCTGCACTGGAATTCCCAATCATAAATAGACTGTATTTAAGCAGAGTTAAAAATGATTCAAAACGAATTGAGGGAAAACACTTAAATTTCTTGTTGTCTTTAAACCTTTCAAACTCATCCAAAATAGTGTTGCTTCCTTCATCATTATTTGGATAAACAACAATATAGTTTTTTTCTGAGTTAATCACAGCATCTACAACTTCCGAAACATTTTTTTTAAGTTTATCCAATTCGGTAGTAACAGGATGATACATCAAAATCCCATATTCTTCGAATTCAATATCATAATGTTCCTTGACTTCTTCAAGTGTAGGCAAGAAATCACTAAACATAATGTCAATATCGGGTGACCCTATTACAAAAACAGAATCTTCTCTTTCACCAAGCTGAATGATTCTCTTTTTTGCTTCCTCATTAGATACAAGATGAATATGTGCAAATTTAGTAATAGCATGTCTAATTGATTCATCTATCGTTCCTGAAACTTCTCCACCCTCTATATGAGCGACTTTAATATTATTTAAGGCTCCGACAATCGCACCAGCCAAAGCTTCTACTCGGTCACCATGAACAACAATTAAATCCGGTTGATACTCAGACACATAATTGCTGAAGCCAAGGATTGTATTACTGAGAGTGATATCCATTCCTTGATTAATCTTTGTATTAACAAACTTATAAATGTTATCAAACCCATCTTTTTCTACTTCCATATAAGTTGATCCATATTTTGAAAGCATGTGCATACCTGTAACAAAAATATGAAGCTCAAATTCTTTATGCCTTTTTATTTCGCACATCAATGATTTTGATTTTCCATAATCTGCGCGAGTTCCAGTTAAGAATACTACTTTTCTAGATTTCATTTATTTACTCACCATATTCCATGAAAGTTGAGTATCCACAGGAATATTCTCCATAGCTGTTTGACCTAATATTCTCTCAAAATCCCCAGCCTTGATTTCACCAGTTCCTGGACGCTTCACCCAGATATTATCCTTAGAGAGCTTATCCCCCTTTTTAATTGGCTTAATAGAAACAACACAAGCATAAGCAAAGTCAATCGTTACTTTCTCCTCCCGCTGTATTTCTTTACTTCCGCCAAGAGATTGCCAAATAGCTTCTGTTCCCTTGATTAAATCCTCAAGCTCAACAGGGTTTAATGAAATTGGTACATCTGGGCCTGGCCAATTTTTATTCGAAGTAAAGTGTTTTTCTAGTATTCTTGCCCCGTATGGTACAGCTCCAAAACAGGTATAGTTACCTATTGAATGATCACTCAACCCTAGCACTGCATTCGGAAAGTTCTGTTCTAAATCACGAATAGCACCAAGTTTTACCTTATCATATGGCGTAGGGTACATAGAGACACAATGTAATAAGGCATATTGAACATTGTGTTTCTCTAATATTTCAACCGATTTCTTTATCGACTCGATGGAATTCATACCGGTACTAAGAATGATAGGTTTACCAAAGGAAGCAATATGATCAATTAACGGATAGTTATTACATTCACCAGAACCTATCTTATATGCATCAACATCGAGTGACTCTAAATGATTAGCCGCCGCTCTAGAAAAAGGTGTGCTTAAAAATATCATGCCTTTACTTTCTACGTATTGTTTTAATTCTTTCTCTTCCTCCAATGTCAAAGCGCACCTAGACATAATTTCTAATATGGACTCTTTGGCGTTCCCGGGGATTACATTACCTGCAGCTGGGATCATTTCATCTTCAATGATATGAGATTGGAATTTCACAATCTCTGCTCCAGCTTCATATGCATCATTCACCATCTGAATAGCTTTTTTCATATCTCCTTCATGATTGATACCAATTTCAGGTATAACAAGAGGTTTATAATCTACTCCTATTTTTCTTCCACGTATTGTAATAACATTACTCATAATTTCCTCACCAATTAATTATTTTATTTGGGCAGAAGCAAGCTCCTGAGAAACTTCTTGATAAACCGGTAAAATAACATCCATAGAGGACTTTATTCCCTCTAAAAACTTAATATAAAACGGTAAACTAGTTTCTATCTCTTCTATAATATTTTTCCTTAAATGAAGATCATTTAGACCTTGAACAAACAAGTTAAACTGTATTTGCATAATCGGCATAATAAAAACAATAAAACATTCGTTATCTAAAATTTTCTTTAGATGGTTAATGAACTTAATATACTGTTGCTGCACTTTTCCAAAGTTTCTAGTTACTTTTAATTCATACTGTAATTTGTCTAAAATTCTTTTAGCTTGGCGATAAGCTTCTTTTAAATCTTCTCTATTCTTTTGATTATTGAAGTCTTCTGTTACTTTGTCTATATCGTATCCAGCCTGTGCATTTCGAATTATCTCATCAAAACTCACTGGTAAATACTCAGTTAAATATTCATTTATAACCTCTTTTATCTCCATAAACCTCGTTCTCTTAATAGCGGCACCTTGGACAGTAGTATTTATAACTTGTATAGACGGATTTTTTTCAATATAGGATTCAAGGGCTAACCTCATCCTATTAAAGTCTTCATTGGTCTCAATCATTTTACCCTCTACACTTTCAACAAGTATAGCTTCCTTGTTAGCTTCTTCACTTACTTCAAGATTCATAACCTCTTTTGCATACCACTTTTTATCTCTATAAGCCAAATTTTGCCCAGATAAGATAATAGGATTGCAACCCAAATTACTAAGTATTTGAAATGTAATAACCGCAATACTTGGCGAATCATTTATCGATATGATGTTTTCATCATCTTCCCTGACTAGATAACGAGCACCAATTGAATCTTGACTAGTTATAAAATGTAACATTTCACCAGGATAGTTTTGAAGAGTCTCATGCCCCACACTTGAGCCAAATATCAGAGGAATAGACGAAAGGTTTGCAGCTACTATCTTTTCAAATACTTTATAATTTTCTTCTTTCGGATCATAAGTAAAGGCTGCATCAGGATAAATGCCATACTCGATTAAACCATTAACTGCCGATCCAACTGCAAAAATATATGCTAATCGATTATCTTTTATATGTTTAATTTCTTCTAAATCATCGCTTAAAGAAGGGCCTGCTGAAACAATAATGGCTGGTTTCTCTTTAAGCCATTCTTTTTTGACATCATGTAGAAAATTTGGCGTAACTAATACACGAGAGAAATTTTTTAAACCATTAAGAACCCAACGCTTCTGGAAAGCAAGATTAACATGCAAATGATTTTTCCAGTTTTTTATCCCCTCAGAAAGTTTACTGGAGAACATTTTGTATTCTTCTTTAAAAAGCCGCTCATGGGCTGGTAAAACAATAAGAGTGACTTCATCATTTATTTTCTCTAGAAAGCGATAGATAAAACTATTCTGTTTTTCTATTGAGAACTCAACAAAGAATTCCTGAAGTCTTCCCTCTGACCAGTGACTTATATTTCTTTCTTCTAGTAAGCTCTTTAAAACCTGAGGTTGGGATTCGTAAAGAGTAAAAGCTTTATCGGGAAATTTCCTGATAAATAAGTCTATATGGAATCCCATTCCGATTCCATAAAATAGCACATGGTTACTTTTTTCTATTTTCTCACTATATTTCTGGATAATTCTTTCTGCCTCTTCTAATGGATTGTATTTACTATGCAGATAAAATTCTTTTTCGTCTCTTCTTACTTTTATAGTAGGAAATCCAGCCCTACTGTTTTCAACCTCTATATGATCTTTCAAATCAATTGCAGATTGATCGAGAAAGTTCGGGATGAATTTTTGAACAAAGGATTGATTATCAGCTAACATGGCCTTCTCCCTCTATATTTATCAAGCTTCTTAATTGTTCTTTTAATTCTTCTAAAATAGGTTTCATTTCATACTGTATTAAATCCGCAATACTTAGTGAATCTTGGGTAACAAGCCCTTGTTCTAGGTCCGGGAAGCTAGCCTGTAAATCTTGCAATAGCGAGTCAAT is from Bacillus sp. PK3_68 and encodes:
- a CDS encoding acylneuraminate cytidylyltransferase family protein, with protein sequence MYKINGKPLIYYSIHEALKSNFLDRVIVSTDSEEIAQVSKFYGAEVPFIRPLELATDTSKTIDVLLHAIEQCRNKNDNYDYLVLLQPTQPLRKSFHIDKAIKKIVDCHQKSLVSVSKVKEHPILMRTISKEGFLENILNIDSTVRRQDFPDFYKVNGAIYINKIDDRFTSKTSLNDNNFPFIMDEKYDLDIDTFEDIEQFKLRS
- the neuC gene encoding UDP-N-acetylglucosamine 2-epimerase is translated as MKSRKVVFLTGTRADYGKSKSLMCEIKRHKEFELHIFVTGMHMLSKYGSTYMEVEKDGFDNIYKFVNTKINQGMDITLSNTILGFSNYVSEYQPDLIVVHGDRVEALAGAIVGALNNIKVAHIEGGEVSGTIDESIRHAITKFAHIHLVSNEEAKKRIIQLGEREDSVFVIGSPDIDIMFSDFLPTLEEVKEHYDIEFEEYGILMYHPVTTELDKLKKNVSEVVDAVINSEKNYIVVYPNNDEGSNTILDEFERFKDNKKFKCFPSIRFESFLTLLKYSLFMIGNSSAGIREASVYGIPSIDIGSRQEGRYDPLLSKSIVHVNEDSNEICKVIKKIKFNKSEQYSLYGKGKSFIEFMKVMNNEDIWIKNFQKKFIPFISQTQG
- a CDS encoding N-acetylneuraminate synthase family protein — translated: MSNVITIRGRKIGVDYKPLVIPEIGINHEGDMKKAIQMVNDAYEAGAEIVKFQSHIIEDEMIPAAGNVIPGNAKESILEIMSRCALTLEEEKELKQYVESKGMIFLSTPFSRAAANHLESLDVDAYKIGSGECNNYPLIDHIASFGKPIILSTGMNSIESIKKSVEILEKHNVQYALLHCVSMYPTPYDKVKLGAIRDLEQNFPNAVLGLSDHSIGNYTCFGAVPYGARILEKHFTSNKNWPGPDVPISLNPVELEDLIKGTEAIWQSLGGSKEIQREEKVTIDFAYACVVSIKPIKKGDKLSKDNIWVKRPGTGEIKAGDFERILGQTAMENIPVDTQLSWNMVSK
- a CDS encoding 6-hydroxymethylpterin diphosphokinase MptE-like protein — translated: MLADNQSFVQKFIPNFLDQSAIDLKDHIEVENSRAGFPTIKVRRDEKEFYLHSKYNPLEEAERIIQKYSEKIEKSNHVLFYGIGMGFHIDLFIRKFPDKAFTLYESQPQVLKSLLEERNISHWSEGRLQEFFVEFSIEKQNSFIYRFLEKINDEVTLIVLPAHERLFKEEYKMFSSKLSEGIKNWKNHLHVNLAFQKRWVLNGLKNFSRVLVTPNFLHDVKKEWLKEKPAIIVSAGPSLSDDLEEIKHIKDNRLAYIFAVGSAVNGLIEYGIYPDAAFTYDPKEENYKVFEKIVAANLSSIPLIFGSSVGHETLQNYPGEMLHFITSQDSIGARYLVREDDENIISINDSPSIAVITFQILSNLGCNPIILSGQNLAYRDKKWYAKEVMNLEVSEEANKEAILVESVEGKMIETNEDFNRMRLALESYIEKNPSIQVINTTVQGAAIKRTRFMEIKEVINEYLTEYLPVSFDEIIRNAQAGYDIDKVTEDFNNQKNREDLKEAYRQAKRILDKLQYELKVTRNFGKVQQQYIKFINHLKKILDNECFIVFIMPIMQIQFNLFVQGLNDLHLRKNIIEEIETSLPFYIKFLEGIKSSMDVILPVYQEVSQELASAQIK